One segment of Halococcus salsus DNA contains the following:
- the sucD gene encoding succinate--CoA ligase subunit alpha: protein MSVLVDDDTRVVVQGITGGEGKFHTGQMQDYGTNVVAGAVPGRGGEEVEGVPVYDTVDEAVEAENADASVIFVPPAFAADAVFESLDSDLDLAVAITEGIPTQDMAKVNKRLSEVDTHLIGPNCPGIITPGEAKLGILPGDIFSSGNVGFISRSGTLTYQVVDSLTDRGLGQSTAIGIGGDPIIGTGFTDALELFEEDPDTDAIVMCGEIGGEDEEQAAAYIDSEMSTPVAGFIAGRTAPPGKRMGHAGAIVSGSGTGTAESKIDALNDAGVPVGDTPEEVAENVEDLL from the coding sequence ATGAGCGTGCTCGTCGACGACGACACGCGCGTCGTCGTGCAGGGCATCACGGGCGGCGAGGGCAAGTTCCACACCGGCCAGATGCAGGACTACGGCACCAACGTCGTCGCGGGTGCGGTGCCCGGACGCGGCGGTGAGGAGGTCGAGGGTGTCCCCGTCTACGACACCGTCGACGAGGCCGTCGAGGCCGAGAACGCCGACGCCTCCGTCATCTTCGTGCCGCCGGCGTTCGCCGCCGACGCGGTCTTCGAGTCCCTCGACTCGGACCTCGACCTCGCCGTGGCGATCACCGAGGGCATCCCGACCCAGGACATGGCGAAGGTCAACAAGCGCCTCTCGGAGGTCGACACCCACCTCATCGGGCCGAACTGTCCCGGTATCATCACTCCTGGCGAGGCCAAACTCGGCATCCTGCCGGGCGATATCTTCTCGTCGGGCAACGTCGGCTTCATCTCGCGCTCGGGCACCCTGACCTACCAGGTCGTCGACAGCCTCACCGATAGAGGATTGGGCCAGTCGACCGCGATCGGTATCGGTGGCGACCCGATCATCGGGACGGGCTTCACGGACGCGCTCGAACTCTTCGAGGAGGACCCGGACACCGACGCGATCGTGATGTGCGGCGAGATCGGTGGTGAGGACGAGGAGCAGGCCGCCGCGTACATCGACAGCGAGATGAGCACCCCCGTCGCGGGCTTCATCGCCGGGCGGACCGCCCCGCCGGGCAAGCGGATGGGCCACGCGGGTGCCATCGTCTCCGGCTCCGGAACTGGTACTGCGGAGAGCAAGATCGACGCGCTCAACGACGCCGGCGTTCCCGTTGGCGACACCCCCGAGGAAGTCGCCGAGAACGTCGAAGACCTGCTGTAG
- a CDS encoding PGF-CTERM-anchored ABC transporter substrate-binding protein: MRRTMVGALLVLAVTMAGIAPVAAVSTGPNAALGPAPAQTATETCSFPVSATDATGTNVTIDGEPESVVAIGASTAQIMWSIGASEKVVGMPQGPTTSYLNGSQNRTDVYQADGYTVATERVVGTDADLVIAANIIPNETVETLRGAGLTVYKSTEATSIEDVYDDVNTTGRLVGSCSEAAETVNETQETVTAVEEAVEDEESPRVLYPQSGGFAVGNNTFINDVVETAGGTNIAANAGIEGYQQISNETIAERNPQWIVTSTPSTIPSGEPYASTAAVQRNQTVTVNANYISQPGPRLVAPLVTVASTLHPEAMQQANLTTVKNTTTGTSMTSNETASTAATSGGTAAATDDTAVSAATSSETTSDEATTGAESGGATAAGTSGSENATAGGETTSSNGPGFGVVGAAIALLSAALLGRRRP, encoded by the coding sequence ATGAGACGCACGATGGTGGGGGCGCTGCTCGTCCTCGCAGTGACGATGGCCGGCATCGCGCCGGTCGCGGCGGTATCGACGGGACCGAACGCCGCGCTCGGCCCCGCACCGGCACAGACGGCGACCGAGACCTGCTCGTTCCCGGTCTCGGCGACCGACGCGACGGGAACCAACGTCACGATAGACGGCGAACCCGAGAGCGTGGTGGCGATCGGCGCGAGCACCGCCCAGATAATGTGGTCGATCGGCGCGAGCGAGAAGGTCGTCGGGATGCCACAAGGCCCGACGACGTCGTATCTCAACGGGTCGCAGAACCGAACTGATGTCTATCAGGCCGACGGCTACACCGTCGCCACCGAGCGGGTCGTTGGCACCGACGCGGACCTCGTGATCGCGGCGAACATCATCCCGAACGAGACGGTCGAGACCCTCCGCGGTGCTGGGCTGACGGTCTACAAATCCACCGAGGCGACCTCGATCGAGGACGTCTACGACGACGTGAACACGACGGGTCGGCTCGTCGGCTCGTGCTCGGAGGCCGCCGAAACGGTTAACGAAACCCAGGAGACGGTGACCGCGGTCGAGGAAGCTGTCGAGGACGAGGAGAGCCCGCGCGTGCTCTACCCGCAGTCCGGCGGGTTCGCGGTCGGCAACAACACCTTCATCAACGACGTGGTCGAGACCGCGGGCGGTACCAACATCGCGGCGAACGCCGGCATCGAGGGGTACCAGCAGATCAGCAACGAGACGATCGCCGAGCGCAACCCGCAGTGGATCGTCACGTCGACGCCGTCGACGATTCCCTCGGGTGAACCCTACGCCAGCACGGCCGCCGTGCAGCGGAATCAGACGGTTACTGTGAACGCGAACTACATCAGCCAGCCGGGCCCGCGGCTCGTGGCCCCGCTGGTGACGGTCGCGAGCACGCTCCACCCCGAGGCGATGCAGCAGGCGAACCTCACGACCGTCAAGAACACCACGACGGGCACGTCGATGACGTCCAATGAGACGGCAAGCACGGCGGCCACGAGCGGCGGGACGGCTGCGGCGACCGACGACACCGCCGTCAGTGCGGCCACGTCGAGCGAAACGACATCGGATGAAGCGACGACCGGCGCGGAGTCCGGCGGTGCGACCGCGGCCGGAACCAGCGGGTCCGAAAACGCGACCGCTGGCGGCGAGACGACGTCGAGCAACGGACCCGGATTTGGGGTCGTCGGGGCGGCCATCGCGCTGCTCAGTGCGGCGCTGCTCGGACGACGGCGGCCATAG
- the btuC gene encoding vitamin B12 ABC transporter permease BtuC has protein sequence MAETSTTRDEPTAIRPARVGSRAVAWSVGLVVALVAVVIASAALGPVGIEYPVVAMILLDALPRLSFSVPDTAATIVLRIRLPRIALAAIVGFALGAAGTVMQGFFRNPMADPSIIGVSTGAATGAVAWIVVPFVIPFGLGLQGAAFAGALIAAFGVYLIATEGGRTPVATLLLAGVAVQTFLGAVISYLLINSGESLERVTYWLMGHLHNASWGDVTTTLPLALVVFLGLLAYARDLNVLLLGENEAHSLGIEVERSKRILLALSSVLTAAAVAVSGVIGFVGLIVPHVMRLLVGPDHRILLPTSALAGSVFLVAADTLARSGPAELPVGIVTAAVGAPFFLYLLRRREVRAL, from the coding sequence GTGGCAGAGACGTCCACGACGCGCGACGAGCCGACCGCCATCCGTCCGGCTCGTGTCGGGAGCCGTGCGGTCGCGTGGTCGGTCGGACTCGTGGTCGCGCTCGTCGCCGTCGTCATCGCGAGCGCGGCGCTCGGTCCGGTGGGGATCGAGTATCCAGTCGTCGCGATGATACTTCTCGACGCCCTCCCCCGGCTCTCGTTTTCGGTCCCCGACACCGCCGCGACGATCGTCCTGCGGATCCGGCTCCCGCGGATCGCGCTCGCCGCGATCGTCGGCTTCGCGCTCGGAGCCGCCGGCACCGTGATGCAGGGCTTCTTCCGCAACCCGATGGCCGACCCCTCGATCATCGGGGTCTCGACCGGGGCGGCGACGGGCGCGGTGGCGTGGATCGTGGTTCCGTTCGTGATCCCGTTCGGGCTCGGCCTCCAGGGCGCGGCGTTCGCGGGCGCGCTGATCGCGGCCTTCGGGGTCTACCTCATCGCCACCGAAGGTGGGAGAACGCCGGTCGCCACCCTCCTGCTCGCGGGCGTCGCGGTCCAGACCTTTCTGGGGGCCGTCATCTCCTACCTCCTCATCAACTCGGGCGAGAGCCTCGAACGCGTGACCTACTGGCTGATGGGCCACCTCCACAACGCCTCGTGGGGCGATGTAACGACGACGCTCCCGCTCGCCCTCGTCGTCTTTCTCGGTCTCCTCGCCTACGCCCGCGACCTCAACGTCCTCCTCCTCGGGGAGAACGAAGCTCACTCGCTCGGGATCGAGGTCGAGCGCAGCAAACGTATCCTCCTCGCGCTGTCGAGCGTGCTCACCGCCGCCGCGGTCGCCGTCTCGGGCGTGATCGGCTTCGTTGGGCTGATCGTCCCCCACGTGATGCGCCTCCTCGTGGGACCGGATCATCGGATCCTGCTCCCGACCAGCGCGCTCGCGGGTAGCGTCTTCCTCGTCGCCGCCGACACGCTCGCGCGCTCGGGGCCCGCCGAACTCCCGGTCGGGATCGTGACGGCGGCGGTCGGCGCGCCCTTCTTCCTCTACTTGCTGCGTCGTCGGGAGGTGCGCGCGCTGTGA
- a CDS encoding heme ABC transporter ATP-binding protein, which translates to MIEVRDLGVSYGAVDALSGVDLSVEPGEAVGLVGPNGAGKTTLLGAVNGLVTPTTGTVAVGGDDVTELSARALARRVATVPQQTDLSFSFPVREVVAMGRTPYRSRFERVTDEDRDHTRRAMERTDVARFADRRIDEVSGGERQRVVFARALCQNPDGLLLDEPTASLDINHQVRLLSLLRAFVAEGRAALCAIHDLSLAARFCDRLVLLAGGTVLASGSPEAVLTESNVERAFDTRVAVTRHPVTGTPDVTALAGTEGRRLDALTVDDR; encoded by the coding sequence GTGATCGAGGTCCGCGACCTGGGGGTGTCCTACGGGGCGGTGGACGCGCTCTCGGGGGTCGACCTCTCCGTCGAACCCGGCGAGGCCGTCGGCCTCGTCGGCCCGAACGGTGCGGGCAAGACCACGCTGCTGGGCGCGGTCAACGGGCTTGTCACCCCCACGACCGGCACCGTCGCGGTCGGCGGCGACGACGTCACCGAACTGTCGGCGCGCGCGCTCGCCCGCCGGGTGGCGACGGTGCCCCAGCAGACCGACCTCTCCTTTTCGTTTCCGGTTCGCGAGGTCGTGGCGATGGGTCGAACGCCCTACCGGTCGCGGTTCGAGCGCGTCACGGACGAGGACCGCGACCACACCCGGCGCGCGATGGAACGCACCGACGTCGCACGCTTCGCCGACCGCCGGATCGACGAGGTCAGCGGCGGCGAGCGCCAGCGGGTGGTGTTCGCGCGGGCGCTGTGCCAGAATCCGGACGGACTGTTGCTCGACGAACCCACCGCGAGCCTCGACATCAACCATCAGGTGCGCCTGCTCTCGCTCCTTCGGGCGTTCGTCGCCGAGGGTCGGGCGGCGCTGTGTGCGATCCACGACCTCTCGCTCGCCGCCCGGTTCTGTGACCGGCTGGTGTTGCTTGCGGGCGGGACGGTGCTCGCCAGCGGGAGCCCCGAAGCCGTGCTGACGGAATCGAACGTCGAGCGCGCGTTCGACACTCGCGTCGCGGTGACGCGTCACCCCGTCACGGGAACCCCCGACGTCACGGCGCTCGCCGGGACGGAGGGCCGACGGCTCGACGCGCTCACCGTGGACGACCGCTAG
- a CDS encoding PH domain-containing protein has translation MSSAAGSVEWVHLTGDERVLWAGTPSTYPALPAVAVGFVLCIAGVWLSRLGSLPGPSWLPLVSVPIGLCIGSWAYLTRWSTRYVFTTKAVYEKTGLFSRTVTQVRFDRVQNTTFDQSTVERLLSYGDIAVYTAGTGGVNLALRDVPDPKRVNALVTTCLSNVAGSTTDPPAADEQLSV, from the coding sequence ATGAGTTCGGCGGCGGGGTCGGTCGAGTGGGTGCACCTCACGGGCGACGAGCGCGTGCTCTGGGCCGGCACCCCGAGCACCTATCCCGCCCTCCCCGCGGTCGCGGTCGGCTTCGTGCTCTGTATCGCCGGGGTCTGGCTCTCGCGGCTCGGGTCGCTCCCCGGCCCGTCGTGGCTCCCGCTCGTTTCGGTTCCGATCGGGCTCTGCATCGGCTCCTGGGCATACCTCACCCGCTGGAGTACGCGGTACGTCTTCACCACCAAAGCGGTCTACGAGAAGACGGGTCTGTTCTCGCGGACGGTCACGCAGGTCCGGTTCGACCGGGTGCAGAACACCACCTTCGACCAGTCGACGGTCGAACGGCTGCTGTCCTACGGCGACATCGCGGTCTACACCGCGGGCACCGGCGGGGTCAACCTCGCGCTCCGGGACGTCCCCGACCCGAAACGCGTCAACGCCCTCGTGACCACCTGCCTCAGCAACGTCGCCGGGTCCACGACCGACCCACCGGCCGCCGACGAGCAACTGTCGGTGTAG
- a CDS encoding polyprenol monophosphomannose synthase gives MTDRSGVPAGATVAGPDADERSVSIIIPTYNERENIEQVVERCRDALAEYRFEIVVIDDDSPDGTWRFVEDEYEGMEAVRVVRRTEDSGLATAVSRGFDEATYELCAVIDADLQHPPEKLPELIAAFDSGADIVIGSRHVPGGGVENWSRFRRLVSRGAMTIAKLALPPTRGISDPMSGFFAVRREILTGVSLAPTGYKILLEILLKCDYDRVVEVPYVFTERERGESKLSAGEYLGFLEHVYDLRRGGYAGRNPHAAVSADRNQH, from the coding sequence GTGACCGACCGAAGCGGTGTGCCCGCGGGCGCGACGGTGGCGGGACCCGACGCCGACGAGCGCTCGGTCTCGATCATCATCCCGACGTACAACGAACGCGAGAACATCGAACAGGTCGTCGAGCGGTGTCGGGACGCGCTCGCCGAGTATCGGTTCGAGATCGTCGTGATCGACGACGACTCGCCCGACGGGACCTGGCGGTTCGTCGAGGACGAGTACGAGGGGATGGAGGCAGTGCGGGTGGTCCGCCGAACGGAGGATTCGGGGCTCGCGACCGCGGTCTCGCGGGGGTTCGACGAGGCGACCTACGAGCTGTGTGCGGTGATCGACGCCGACCTCCAGCACCCGCCCGAGAAGCTCCCAGAACTCATCGCGGCGTTCGACTCCGGGGCCGACATCGTGATCGGGAGCCGCCACGTCCCCGGCGGCGGCGTCGAGAACTGGTCGCGGTTCCGGCGGCTCGTCAGCCGCGGCGCGATGACGATCGCGAAGCTCGCGCTGCCACCGACGCGCGGTATCTCGGACCCGATGAGCGGCTTCTTCGCGGTCCGACGCGAGATCCTCACCGGGGTCTCGCTCGCGCCGACCGGCTACAAGATCCTACTCGAGATCCTGTTGAAGTGTGACTACGACCGCGTCGTCGAGGTGCCGTACGTCTTCACCGAGCGCGAACGCGGCGAGTCGAAGCTCTCGGCCGGCGAGTACCTCGGGTTCCTCGAACACGTCTACGACCTCCGGCGGGGCGGCTACGCTGGCCGGAACCCACACGCCGCCGTCTCGGCCGACCGAAACCAGCACTGA
- a CDS encoding arylsulfotransferase family protein has product MPSLSRQRLGVALVLVAVVAVVGSLAVSAATGPSTASNADTNDSADRGKTVVGMQAAGRVSMFDSNGSRLWTFGTPDTDYFDVTVLDNGSVLTGYITEGEQECGQYEAPCARTGFQIIDPGPDANPDPQVTSEWSFPVPEMLNNEVHDVEPLPSGEFVMTDMANERIFTVAPNGTTTWQWNASERYDAPDDPVSTDWLHINDVDRIGEGRFLVSVRNANQLLIVQRGEGVVDVINEDTGDTDDAICKENNGLRDFSNDSNGDVLCGDSEVMNHQHNPQYLGPDAILVADSDNNRIVELHNESGNWEVAWGVDSSNDVAYSWPRDADRLPNGNTLVTDSRRDRVVEVAPNGTTVWSTDTGTWPYEAERLPYQEMANDSDLPRMNASGDAPVVDGGSSIPYVDEAYAGLSYVVSLPVWFAAWHIAVIVVGLLLAIVGLGLVWSGRRAA; this is encoded by the coding sequence ATGCCCTCCCTCTCGCGCCAACGTCTCGGGGTGGCCCTGGTCCTCGTCGCCGTCGTCGCCGTCGTGGGTTCGCTCGCGGTGAGCGCCGCCACCGGGCCGTCGACCGCCTCGAACGCCGACACCAACGATAGCGCCGACCGCGGCAAAACCGTCGTCGGGATGCAGGCCGCCGGCCGCGTCTCGATGTTCGACTCGAACGGCAGTCGACTCTGGACCTTCGGCACCCCCGACACCGACTACTTCGACGTCACGGTGCTCGACAACGGCTCGGTGCTCACGGGCTACATCACCGAAGGCGAACAGGAGTGCGGCCAGTACGAAGCCCCGTGTGCGCGGACGGGCTTCCAGATAATCGACCCCGGCCCCGACGCCAACCCCGACCCGCAGGTCACGAGCGAGTGGTCGTTCCCCGTTCCCGAGATGCTCAACAACGAGGTCCACGACGTCGAGCCGCTCCCCTCCGGCGAGTTCGTCATGACCGACATGGCGAACGAGCGGATCTTCACCGTCGCGCCGAACGGCACGACGACGTGGCAGTGGAACGCGAGCGAGCGCTACGACGCACCCGACGACCCCGTCAGCACCGACTGGCTCCACATCAACGACGTCGACCGGATCGGCGAGGGTCGGTTCCTGGTGTCGGTCCGGAACGCCAACCAGCTCCTGATCGTCCAGCGCGGTGAGGGCGTCGTCGACGTCATCAACGAGGACACCGGCGACACGGACGACGCGATCTGCAAGGAGAACAACGGTCTCCGCGACTTCAGCAACGACTCCAACGGCGACGTGCTCTGTGGCGACTCCGAGGTCATGAACCACCAGCACAACCCGCAGTACCTCGGACCGGACGCGATCCTGGTGGCCGACTCCGACAACAACCGGATCGTCGAACTCCACAACGAGAGCGGGAACTGGGAAGTCGCCTGGGGCGTCGACTCCTCGAACGACGTGGCCTACAGCTGGCCGCGCGACGCCGACCGCCTCCCGAACGGCAACACCCTGGTCACGGACTCACGACGGGACCGTGTCGTCGAGGTGGCCCCGAACGGCACCACCGTCTGGTCCACCGATACCGGGACGTGGCCGTACGAGGCCGAACGGCTCCCCTATCAGGAGATGGCCAACGACAGCGACCTCCCGCGGATGAACGCCAGCGGCGACGCCCCGGTCGTCGACGGGGGGAGCAGCATCCCGTACGTCGATGAGGCCTACGCCGGGCTCTCGTACGTGGTCTCGCTCCCGGTCTGGTTCGCCGCGTGGCACATCGCGGTCATCGTCGTCGGCCTGCTGCTCGCCATCGTCGGCCTCGGGCTGGTCTGGAGCGGGCGACGAGCGGCCTAA
- a CDS encoding sulfatase translates to MKTLLLTIDAWRADHASFMPGSVGEHTPNLDRLAEQGTVFSEAVSHGPATPYAFPAVFTSALPLDYGGYEELSSERTLVSEALSRNGWHCVGAHANPWLGEKYGYGRGYDDYRDVGEFGLPGLERGRQFLLENFSLDSPVYRAVQSAYRYVQGPLRMVTGDAAEIEVAREALEDARDEAFVWTHLLEPHAPYTPPKHHREAVGVPETDTTPSQLVTRAQHDPESFSEREREVIRGLYAASVRHADEKVGKLLRAVDDDTLVIVTADHGEALFEHGQVGHEPALYDELVHVPFLVRPPGGASTEVVEDQVRHVDIAPTILDYAGVEAPDSYQGRSLRPAVEGDDIDTEHAVSEVASSPTQPGRLDPDELQVGVRTPARKLIYTADGIEGFDLDADPGEESPITDPDGEEWADLQAALDERLDSIDVADTGGVERDDDVQERLRNLGYME, encoded by the coding sequence ATGAAGACGCTGCTGCTCACCATCGACGCGTGGCGTGCCGACCACGCCTCGTTCATGCCGGGATCGGTCGGCGAACACACCCCGAACCTCGACCGCCTCGCGGAACAGGGCACCGTGTTCTCCGAGGCCGTGAGCCACGGCCCGGCGACGCCCTACGCCTTCCCGGCGGTGTTCACGTCGGCGCTCCCGCTCGACTACGGTGGCTACGAGGAGCTGAGCAGCGAGCGAACCCTGGTCAGCGAGGCGCTCTCGCGAAACGGTTGGCACTGCGTCGGCGCACACGCCAACCCGTGGCTCGGCGAGAAATACGGCTACGGCCGAGGCTACGACGACTATCGTGATGTGGGGGAGTTCGGGCTCCCGGGGTTGGAGCGGGGTCGACAGTTCCTCCTCGAGAACTTCTCGCTCGATAGTCCCGTGTACCGCGCGGTCCAGTCGGCCTACCGCTACGTGCAGGGCCCACTGCGGATGGTGACGGGCGACGCCGCCGAGATCGAGGTCGCACGCGAGGCGCTCGAAGACGCCCGCGACGAGGCCTTCGTCTGGACGCACCTCCTCGAACCCCACGCGCCCTACACCCCGCCGAAACACCACCGCGAGGCCGTCGGCGTCCCCGAGACCGACACCACGCCCTCCCAGCTCGTCACCCGCGCTCAACACGACCCCGAGTCGTTCTCCGAACGCGAGCGCGAGGTCATCCGTGGGCTCTACGCCGCGTCGGTCCGCCACGCCGACGAGAAGGTGGGCAAGCTCCTCCGAGCCGTCGACGACGACACCCTCGTGATCGTCACCGCCGACCACGGCGAGGCGCTGTTCGAACACGGCCAGGTCGGTCACGAGCCCGCCCTCTACGACGAACTCGTCCACGTCCCGTTCCTCGTCCGCCCGCCCGGCGGCGCGAGCACCGAGGTCGTCGAGGACCAGGTCCGTCACGTCGACATCGCACCGACGATCCTCGATTACGCCGGCGTCGAGGCCCCGGATTCCTACCAGGGCCGGTCGCTCCGGCCGGCGGTCGAGGGCGACGATATCGACACGGAGCACGCGGTCTCGGAGGTCGCGTCGTCGCCGACCCAGCCGGGTCGGCTCGACCCCGACGAGCTCCAGGTCGGCGTCAGGACTCCAGCGCGGAAGCTGATCTATACCGCCGACGGGATCGAGGGCTTCGACCTCGACGCCGACCCCGGCGAGGAATCGCCCATCACCGACCCCGACGGCGAGGAGTGGGCCGATCTTCAGGCGGCGCTCGACGAGCGGCTCGACAGCATCGACGTCGCCGACACCGGCGGTGTCGAGCGCGACGACGACGTCCAGGAACGGCTTCGGAACCTCGGCTACATGGAGTAA
- a CDS encoding glycosyltransferase family 4 protein — MSGTRVVLCPHLSVEHYRGGEKWVCSLANRLNADGVDVSVRALPYAPGGERRVAVRDVLDPDIPYREAWHHDLSAFDTAYIFYNPLSELFFSGGGTRIAGVHSWVFVSRKLYEAHYGTVPTAVKLLYRTVGKHDLSRFDVVHSVTPAYDSPHPNTVHIPNFVDTDRFSPDNAPLDDEFTVLTTAAHIREKGWDTIQDVAERLPSNVRVVTTGEGAGEVEGLGFLDEDELAAAYARAHVVLHPARVDTDSMVINEACASGTPVVTTPLSTHVRENEAVLQAETPRGMAHAIALLHSEWAHDDGYAERCDRARAEGESHAIEAVYPKLKDLLLSPPTRERGGDRTEVHA; from the coding sequence ATGTCCGGCACACGCGTCGTTCTGTGTCCGCACCTCTCGGTCGAACACTACCGCGGCGGCGAGAAGTGGGTCTGCTCGCTCGCCAACCGCCTCAACGCCGACGGCGTCGACGTCTCGGTTCGCGCCCTCCCCTACGCACCCGGTGGCGAGCGCCGCGTCGCGGTGCGCGACGTGCTCGACCCCGACATCCCCTATCGCGAGGCCTGGCACCACGACCTCTCGGCGTTCGACACCGCGTACATCTTCTACAACCCCCTCTCCGAACTCTTCTTCTCCGGCGGCGGCACCCGGATAGCGGGCGTCCACTCCTGGGTGTTCGTCTCGCGGAAGCTCTACGAGGCCCACTACGGCACGGTGCCCACGGCGGTCAAACTCCTCTATCGGACCGTCGGCAAACACGACCTCTCGCGGTTCGACGTCGTCCACTCCGTGACCCCGGCCTACGACTCCCCGCACCCCAACACGGTCCACATCCCGAACTTCGTCGACACCGACCGGTTCTCGCCCGACAACGCACCGCTCGACGACGAGTTCACCGTCCTCACGACCGCCGCCCACATTCGCGAGAAAGGCTGGGACACGATACAGGACGTGGCCGAACGCCTCCCGTCGAACGTCCGAGTGGTGACGACCGGCGAGGGAGCGGGGGAGGTCGAAGGGCTCGGCTTCCTCGACGAGGACGAACTCGCCGCGGCCTACGCCCGCGCACACGTCGTCCTCCACCCCGCCCGGGTCGACACCGACAGCATGGTGATCAACGAGGCCTGCGCCTCCGGCACCCCCGTGGTGACGACCCCGCTCTCGACCCACGTCAGGGAGAACGAGGCGGTGCTCCAGGCCGAAACCCCGCGCGGGATGGCCCACGCGATCGCCCTCCTGCACAGCGAGTGGGCACACGACGACGGCTACGCCGAGCGGTGTGACCGCGCCCGCGCGGAGGGCGAGTCCCACGCCATCGAAGCGGTCTACCCCAAACTCAAGGACCTGCTGCTCTCACCACCGACCCGCGAACGTGGCGGTGACCGAACGGAGGTCCACGCGTGA
- a CDS encoding GtrA family protein: MSVLDEVRERSLFDPQNKRLVMYLGVGAVGMVINQAITIGLPRFGIAPVLAGLIARIVSTLSNYVMNDSVTWRGRGAAGFGQWCWRGVKYVATRLVGIAIGTAGLFVFYEIFGIPLFWANLLSMALGLLWGFGASEKWVWSTEDSSWSFDTVKQYFGEDKRE, encoded by the coding sequence GTGAGCGTGCTCGACGAGGTCCGCGAGCGTTCGCTGTTCGACCCACAGAACAAACGGCTCGTGATGTATCTCGGCGTCGGAGCCGTTGGCATGGTGATAAATCAGGCTATCACCATCGGCTTGCCCAGGTTCGGGATCGCCCCGGTGCTCGCGGGACTCATCGCACGTATCGTGAGTACGCTCTCGAACTACGTGATGAACGACAGCGTGACGTGGCGCGGTCGCGGGGCGGCGGGCTTCGGTCAGTGGTGCTGGCGCGGCGTGAAGTACGTCGCGACCCGGCTCGTCGGGATCGCCATCGGGACGGCTGGGTTGTTCGTCTTCTATGAGATCTTCGGTATCCCGCTGTTCTGGGCGAACCTCCTCTCGATGGCGCTCGGCCTGCTCTGGGGCTTCGGTGCGAGCGAGAAGTGGGTCTGGAGTACGGAGGACTCCTCCTGGTCGTTCGACACCGTGAAGCAGTACTTCGGCGAGGACAAACGTGAGTAG